In the genome of Cryptococcus deuterogattii R265 chromosome 6, complete sequence, one region contains:
- a CDS encoding ATP-dependent RNA helicase DBP3, whose amino-acid sequence MSAEELAASPKLSKEEKKARKEAKKLKKAEKAAKEAVVQEGVAAEKVKEGVEMTEKKEKKEKKDKKDKKDKKRKEVDQEEDESRATSVTVTEEPPKKKKRSKDTESSETPISTATPNESETPVLSKKQQKKLAKASAAAAATSSAAAIPAPTVPTTFTAEHNTFLTSNNITLTPSIFPPLLSIRDLPINSKLQPFLNKFEKPTPIQACSWPALLRKKDVVGIAETGSGKTLAFGVPGINLLSQLPPVTGSKKGRGQVPGQIQMLVLAPTRELAQQSHEHLSAFGEQVGLKSVCIFGGVGKDGQAKELSQKEARVVVGTPGRTLDLADSGELDLSSVSYLVLDEADRMLDAGFENDIRRIIAHTPGHKEGRQTVMFSATWPESVRRLASTFLNDPLRITVGSDELSANKRIEQVVEVLDNPRDKDFRLTHHLRAHLKAHPNSKASPTRILVFALYKKEAQRLEYTIRRAGYAVGALHGDMTQEARFKALEAFKTGQQNVLVATDVAARGLDIPDVGLVINVTFPLTTEDFVHRCGRTGRAGKTGKAVTFFTGENHEKSLAGEFMRVLRDVGAEIPKEMDRFPTTIKKKEHGSYGAFYKDTTNAPAPTKITFD is encoded by the exons ATGTCTGCCGAAGAGCTCGCTGCCAGCCCCAAGTTAagtaaggaagagaaaaaggctCGTAAGGAGGCaaagaagctcaagaaggcagagaagGCTGCTAAGGAGGCTGTTGTCCAGGAAGGTGTTGCGGCTGAGAAAGTGAAGGAGGGGGTCGAAAtgacggagaagaaggagaagaaggagaagaaggacaaaaaggacaagaaggataagaagagaaaggaggtcgatcaggaagaggacgagagcCGCGCCACCTCTGTTACCGTTACCGAAGAGcctcccaagaagaagaagaggtccAAGGACACCGAGTCTTCCGAGACGCCTATCTCTACCGCGACTCCGAACGAGTCTGAAACCCCCGTTTTGTCTAAGAAACAACAAAAGAAGCTTGCCAAGGCCtctgccgccgccgccgctaCCTCATCTGCCGCTGCTATCCCTGCCCCTACCGTCCCCACCACTTTCACCGCAGAACACAACACCTTCCTCACTTCGAACAACATCACCCTCactccttccattttccctcctcttctctccatccgcGATCTGCCAATCAACTCCAAACTTCAACCTTTCCTTAACAAATTCGAGAAACCAACCCCTATCCAAGCATGTTCATGGCCTGCATTGTTGCGTAAGAAGGATGTGGTCGGTATCGCCGAGACTGGATCGGGTAAGACCTTGGCGTTTGGTGTTCCTGGAatcaacctcctctcccagcTGCCGCCTGTGACGGGCTCtaagaagggaagaggtcAAGTGCCAGGACAGATCCAGATGCTCGTTCTCGCCCCGACGAGAGAGTTGGCGCAACAATCGCACGAGCACCTTTCGGCGTTTGGGGAGCAAGTGGGGTTGAAGAGTGTCTGTATctttggtggtgttggGAAAGACGGGCAGGCGAAAGAGTTGAGTCAGAAAGAGGCGAGGGTGGTCGTTGGGACTCCGGGGAGGACTTTGGATCTTGCTGATTCCGGAGAGCTGGACCTTTCCAG CGTGTCGTACCTTGTGCTGGACGAAGCCGACAGGATGCTTGATGCTGGTTTCGAGAATGACATTCGCCGAATTATTGCACACACCCCTGGCCACAAGGAAGGTAGACAAACTGTCATGT TCTCCGCTACCTGGCCCGAGAGCGTGAGGCGACTTGCGAGCACCTTTTTGAATGACCCTTTGCGTATTACTGTCGGTAGTGATGAGCTTTCCGCGAACAAAAGGATTGAACAGGTCGTCGAGGTTCTTGACAATCCTCGTGACAAGGA CTTCCGACTTACCCACCATCTCAGAGCCCATCTTAAAGCTCACCCCAACTCCAAAGCCTCGCCCACCCGTATCCTCGTCTTTGCTCTGTATAAAAAAGAAGCTCAGCGGCTTGAATACACCATTCGCCGAGCCGGCTACGCCGTCGGCGCTCTCCACGGCGATATGACCCAAGAAGCCCGATTCAAAGCTCTTGAAGCGTTCAAGACTGGCCAGCAAAACGTCTTGGTCGCTACTGACGTCGCGGCGCGAGGTTTGGATATCCCTGATGTCGGGTTGGTCATTAATGTGACTTTCCCCTTGACGACAGAGGACTTTGTGCATAGATGTGGACGTACGGGTCGAGCGGGCAAGACCGGCAAGGCAGTGACGTTCTTCACGGGTGAGAACCATGAGAAATCTTTGGCGGGTGAGTTTATGAGGGTGTTGAGGGATGTGGGTGCGGAGATCCCCAAGGAGATGGACAGATTCCCTACTaccatcaagaagaagg AACATGGATCATACGGTGCTTTCTACAAGGACACTACGAATGCTCCTGCGCCTACCAAGATTACTTTTGACTAA
- a CDS encoding calnexin, with the protein MRPQNVAGVAGTGALIMAAGALADRAVFHPTSLTAPFIEQFLESIPESRWTVSRATKQTPVGDEIFSYVGQWEIEEPDVYPGISGDKGLVLKTKAAHHAISTLFDEPIDPKGKSLVVQYEVKLQKGLECGGAYIKLLTDQQDEGLRAGEDYTDKTPFTIMFGPDKCGSTNKVHFIFRHKNPLTGEWEEKHLKNPPAPKITKTTALYTLITNPDQTFEILINDESVRKGSLLEDFDPPVNPPKEIDDPEDFKPETWVDEAEIDDVTATKPDDWDEDAPIMITDTSAVKPEDWLEEEPETIPDPEAEKPEEWDDEEDGDWIPPMVPNPKCEDVSGCGPWTAPKVRNPAYKGKWTIPKIPNPDYKGPWAPRKIANPAFFEDLHPSDFTKIGGVGIELWTMTEDILFDNLYIGHDAAQAKKFAEETYHVKKPIEKEAEGSNEDELEEPSSLIDKVQLKVYEFLHLATFDISQAVKQMPEVAAGLAAAVFTLLGMLLALFGFIGSAPTKVKQTSVKTKSVAPVAPAGEEEKKALDQAGVEVPAVEGSKKRVTRSTKE; encoded by the exons ATGCGTCCTCAGAACGTCGCTGGAGTAGCTGGTACCGGCGCTCTCATCATGGCTGCCGGTGCCCTTGCAGACCGGGCTGTCTTCCAC CCCACCTCTCTCACTGCGCCCTTCATTGAGCAATTCCTCGAGTCTATCCCTGAATCTCGATGGACCGTCTCTCGAGCTACTAAACAGACTCCCGTTGGCGACGAGATCTTCTCTTATGTCGGTCAGTGGGAGATTGAGGAACCCGACGTTTATCCCGGTATTTCTGGTGACAAGGGTCTCGTTTTGA AGACCAAGGCCGCTCACCATGCCATCTCTACTCTGTTCGACGAACCCATTGACCCCAAGGGCAAGTCTCTCGTCGTTCAGTACGAGGTCAAGCTCCAAAAGGGTCTCGAGTGCGGTGGTGCTTATATCAAGTTGCTGACCGACCAGCAAGACGAAGGTCTTCGTGCTGGTGAGGACTACACTGACAAG AcccccttcaccatcatGTTCGGTCCCGACAAATGTGGTTCTACCAACAAGGttcacttcatcttccgacACAAGAACCCTCTCACCggtgaatgggaagagaagcacTTGAAGAACCCTCCTGCCCCTAAGATCACCAAGACCACCGCCCTTTACACTTTGATCACCAA CCCTGATCAGACCTTTGAGATCCTCATCAACGACGAGTCCGTCAGGAAGGGTAGCTTGTTGGAAGACTTTGACCCTCCCGTCAACCCTCccaaggagattgatgacCCCGAGGACTTCAAGCCCGAAACTTGGGTCGATGAAGCTGAAATTGACGACGTCACTGCTACTAAGCCTGATGACTGGGATGAGGATGCTCCTATCATGATCACCGATACTTCTGCCGTCAAGCCCGAGGACTGGCTCGAGGAGGAGCCCGAGACCATTCCTGACCCCGAGGCTGAGAAGCCCGAGGAGTGGGAC gacgaggaagatggcgacTGGATCCCCCCTATGGTCCCGAACCCGAAGTGTGAGGACGTCTCCGGCTGCGGTCCTTGGACTGCTCCTAAGGTCAGGAACCCCGCCTACAAG GGCAAATGGACTATCCCCAAGATCCCCAACCCTGACTACAAGGGCCCCTGGGCTCCTCGAAAGATTGCCAACCCCGCTTTCTTTGAAGATCTTCACCCCTCTGACTTTACCAAGATTGGCGGTGTCGGGATCGAGCTCTGGACCATGACCGAGGACATCCTCT TCGACAACTTGTACATTGGCCATGACGCTGCTCAGGCCAAGAAGTTTGCTGAGGAGACTTATCATGTCAAGAAGCCtattgagaaggaggccGAAGGCTCTAATGAGGATGAATTGGAGGAGCCTTCCTCTCTTATTGACAAGGTTCAGCTCAAGGTTTACGAATTCCTTC ACCTCGCCACCTTTGACATTTCCCAAGCCGTCAAGCAGATGCCCGAAGTCGCCGCCGGTCTCGCCGCGGCGGTCTTCACCCTTCTTGGTATGCTTCTCGCCCTCTTTGGCTTTATTGGTTCCGCCCCTACCAAGGTCAAGCAGACTAGCGTGAAGACCAAGTCTGTGGCCCCTGTTGCTCCTGCgggtgaggaggagaagaaggctctCGACCAGGCTGGAGTGGAGGTCCCTGCTGTTGAGGGCTCGAAGAAAAGGGTTACCAGGTCTACAAAGGAATAA
- a CDS encoding uncharacterized protein (genome sequence mistake), with product MSRARNSQARSGRQPESLPPRLPEDVYNTRMRDLLELEPSPNDGEWDRGWSTALKRLWHRGFRGCIETRTLDSRSTTFCVEVDVVPERPLSLVLSATMRTPYSKTKVKAAVDKWMPKGETAEEQEEEEEDGVRVASSKASGMSAGSMQPSTSLVRSKTTTSSLRRGIRRPDYVIEIGCSHIAGNGSTSVPLIIEIKAFPLSDSGHPQSELDADKAFVRGLSQTAMYALAGWEMFRYRRGLFICGPTFSRVFVLDDNALAVEVASPPASLSALRGLVPSAQIWPSLHYQSPLLSSLGKLHSRRCGKNPWPNCWRGSRLPNRRDELRFPVSIPFRYSSWDIDSFVQSTGFG from the exons ATGAGCCGAGCTCGCAACAGTCAAGCGCGGTCTGGCAGACAACCTGAATCATTGCCACCCAGACTGCCTGAAGATGTTTACAACACTCGCATGAGGGATCTTTTGGAATTGGAACCCTCCCCTAATGACGGAGAATGGGATAGAGGCTGGTCTACTGCTCTGAAAAGATTATGGCACAGAGGATTCCGGGG ATGTATTGAGACTCGCACACTCGACTCTCGTAGTACCACATTTTGTGTTGAGGTCGATGTTGTGCCAGAACGGCCATTGTCTCTCGTTTTGTCAGCGACGATGAGGACTCCATATTCGAAAACAAAAGTAAAGGCAGCAGTCGACAAATGGATGCCGAAGGGGGAAACGGcggaagagcaagaggaggaggaggaggatggggttCGGGTGGCATCCAGCAAGGCTTCTGGGATGTCTGCGGGCA GCATGCAGCCATCCACCAGTTTGGTTAGATCTAAGACTACAACATCCTCTCTACGGCGGGGCATTCGACGCCCCGATTATGTTATTGAAATTGGATGCTCCCACATTGCAGGCAATGGATCCACATCCGTCcccctcatcatcgaaATCAAAGCTTTCCCTTTGAGTGATTCTGGTCATCCACAATCCGAATTGGACGCTGATAAAGCTTTCGTGAGAGGTCTGAGTCAGACGGCAATGTATGCGCTGGCGGGATGGGAGATGTTTCGATATCGTCGCGGTCTCTTCATTTGTGGACCGACGTTTTCTAGGGTCTTTGTGCTCGATGACAATGCTCTTGCTGTTGAAGTGGCATCACCTCCAGCCTCCTTGTCGGCCCTCA GGGGTCTCGTCCCCTCTGCTCAGATATGGCCCTCGTTACACTATCAATCCCCTCTCCTGTCGTCTCTTGGAAAGCTTCATTCGAGGCGTTGTGGAAAGAACCCTTGGCCAAACTGTTGGCGAGGCTCTAGGCTGCCAaacagaagagatgaaCTTCGATTCCCTGTCAGCATCCCATTCAGGTATAGCTCTTGGGATATTGATTCCTTCGTACAGTCCACTGGATTTGGTTAA
- a CDS encoding translation initiation factor 3 subunit H, translated as MTSMAAALAASLPAAISRQATPQPAAQQPSKVPQRLEGVVDVEAAREVENVSLSSLVFLKMMKHSTDSLPAPPASVLQQDRNPPPPTELSSHVDALGVLLGLDLDGVMEVEDCYALPGGETSLGPNSYSARLLSRLGTVSTPDSPVGIYLSTHNGGFATRVSIELLSAVEKAAGRGKAILVVHDASRSNGGDLSVKAYRLSEGAREAAKLGRWDGQVLTEQGITASTLLTSIPITVSSPSLVNAFISTLNTPSPSETAAPPSLTNPSVPLPPSFAPLINPLPGSLTTYLQNTLDALTLHSHEANNIAFLTRQIAREKTKHEQAIKDREEENARRRKMGLSEFPSIPEEIRGGTKEPSRLEMVCLGGTVEGIAKGMAAEAGKGLVRAYL; from the exons ATGACTTCTATGGCTGCCGCGCTTGCGGCCTCCCTCCCCGCCGCCATCTCGAGACAAGCCACGCCCCAGCCCGCTGCCCAGCAACCCTCAAAAGTGCCCCAACGCCTGGAAGGTGTCGTCGATGTGGAGGCCGCCAGGGAAGTTGAGAATGTCTCTCTCAGCTCGCTC GTTTTCCTCAAAATGATGAAGCACTCTACCGACTCTTTGCCCGCGCCTCCCGCTTCTGTCCTCCAGCAAGATAGgaaccctcctcctcctacCGAACTTTCTTCTCATGTGGACGCGCTTGGTGTGTTGTTGGGTTTGGATTTGGATGGTGTGATGGAAGTAGAGGACTGTTATGCGTTGCCCGGCGGAGAGACCAGCTTGGGTC CCAACTCTTATTCTGCCAGACTTTTGAGCCGACTTGGTACCGTCTCCACCCCCGATTCCCCTGTCGGTATCTACCTCTCCACCCACAATGGTGGTTTCGCTACCCGAGTATCTATCGAGCTTCTTTCCGCTGTGGAAAAGGCTGCTGGGCGAGGCAAGGCGATTCTCGTCGTCCACGATGCCTCTCGATCAAATGGCGGTGACTTGAGCGTCAAGGCGTACAGGCTTTCAGAGGGTGCGCGCGAAGCTGCCAAGTTGGGTCGATGGGACGGTCAGGTCTTGACAGAGCAAGGAATTACTGCTTCCACTTTGCTCACTTCTATCCCCATCACTGTTTCTTCCCCCTCACTCGTCAACGCTTTCATTTCCACTCTCAACactccttccccctctgAAACCGCTGCTCCTCCCTCACTCACCAACCCCTCTGTgcccctccctccttcctttgcgCCGCTCATCAACCCCCTCCCTGGATCACTCACCACCTACCTCCAAAACACCCTCGACGCGCTCACCCTCCACTCTCACGAAGCCAACAATATCGCCTTCCTCACCCGTCAGATCGCCCGAGAAAAGACAAAGCACGAGCAGGCAATCAAGGACcgcgaggaagagaatgcgaggcggaggaagatgggtcTCAGCGAGTTCCCAAGTATACCAGAGGAGATTCGAGGTGGGACAAAGGAGCCGAGCAGGTTGGAGATGGTATGTCTCGGAGGGACGGTGGAGGGGATCGCCAAGGGGATGGCGGCAGAGGCTGGTAAGGGTTTGGTGAGGGCGTACctgtaa
- a CDS encoding cardiolipin-specific phospholipase, which yields MASLTPPVALSSATPPPPASRNIPTDFRSSLSAWWSTSSFKETRIAEERLLRRLAMYEHAPAPATAPPLPATAAAGVHEQGGAKSWFGFARGSSGSTISLPNQISAAQDKEPQSQSQQQVSSNSASAASSSGLVATLRNVFITTPNPADAPAHPADPRDLPPPSGHGPQHEEKKSHRHISRHCKNDESKLKDYINTLEISTPANKDSKEAVVVLHGYAAALGFFFQNWESIATSSAATSRRTFFLDWLGMGLSSRPSPSLLSSPSNAPIPSRVARAEHFFLASLENWRQSVGLEKMVLVGHSLGGYLASAYAVRYPERVSGLVLVSPAGIPHGPEYVRYPLTAEQPSQTQTQTQTQAEAERLRREGSETSQELERAVDAAEMELGTGPAGGGRAKEGAKGEAKEWEKRRQESVVRRGMMKFFVWGWERGLSPFSILRTAGPFGPLWVGKYSSRRFAKQTEEDVRDLHAYIYGTSVMKGSGEYCISHILAPGAYARIPILDRIDRLKVPVTFMYGDNDWMDVQGGHDSAAALAKAGNNNCSVHVVPDAGHHLYLDNPEVSNKLLDEAIRAVPKDL from the exons ATGGCCTCCCTCACCCCTCCAGTCGCGTTGTCCTCCGCCACCCCTCCCCCGCCGGCTTCACGAAACATCCCTACAGACTTCCGGTCCTCCCTCTCAGCATGGTGGtccacatcctctttcaaagAGACCCGTATCGCTGAAGAACGGCTGCTCAGACGACTCGCCATGTATGAACACGCCCCAGCTCCAGCCACGGCTCCACCTCTACCAGCTACGGCGGCGGCCGGTGTGCACGAACAGGGAGGAGCCAAGTCGTGGTTTGGTTTTGCAAGGGGTAGTAGTGGCAGTACGATTAGTCTCCCAAATCAAATTTCTGCTGCACAAGACAAGGAGCCTCAGTCTCAGTCTCAGCAGCAAGTCTCCTCAAATTCTGCTTCcgctgcctcttcttcaggcTTGGTGGCCACCCTGCGAAACGTATTCATCACCACTCCCAATCCTGCCGACGCTCCCGCTCACCCCGCCGACCCCCGAGatcttccccctccttcGGGCCATGGTCCTCAGcacgaagaaaagaaatcCCATCGCCACATATCGAGACACTGCAAAAACGACGAGAGTAAGCTGAAGGATTATATCAATACACTGGAAATCAGTACGCCAGCGAACAAGGATTCCAAAGAAGCCGTCGTCGTATTGCACGGATATGCTGCTGCTCTCGG gttcttcttccagaacTGGGAATCCATCGCCACATCTTCCGCCGCCACTTCCCGCCGTacattcttcctcgactGGCTCGGTATGGGCCTCTCCTCCCGCccatccccttcccttctttcttccccctccaaCGCACCCATCCCATCCCGCGTCGCCCGCGCCGAACACTTTTTCCTCGCCAGCTTGGAAAACTGGCGACAAAGCGTCGGGCTCGAGAAAATGGTACTGGTCGGCCATTCGCTGGGCGGTTACCTGGCGAGTGCGTACGCTGTGAGGTACCCCGAACGCGTTTCCGGTCTGGTACTCGTTTCCCCGGCGGGGATACCACATGGCCCAGAGTACGTCCGGTACCCGTTAACTGCCGAACAGCCCTCCCAGACCCAAACTCAAACCCAGACCCAAGCTGAAGCTGAAAGGCtcaggagggaagggagcGAGACGAGCCAAGAGTTGGAAAGGGCAGTAGATGCAGCGGAGATGGAGCTCGGTACGGGTCCTGCCGGCGGTGGACGTGCGAAGGAAGGAGCGAAAGGGGAAGCgaaagaatgggaaaaaaggCGCCAAGAGTCGGTCGTCCGACGGGGCATGATGAAAT TCTTCGTATGGGGCTGGGAACGAGGcctctctccattctctaTCCTCCGCACAGCAGGTCCTTTCGGTCCCTTGTGGGTAGGCAAATACAGTTCTCGCCGATTCGCAAAGCagacagaagaggatgtaCGGGATTTACATGCGTATATCTATGGGACAAGCGTGATGAAGGGGAGTGGAGAGTATTGTATTT CGCATATACTCGCGCCGGGAGCATACGCCCGGATTCCCATCTTGGACCGTATCGACCGTCTCAAAGTGCCAGTCACATTCATGT ACGGCGACAATGACTGGATGGACGTACAAGGCGGCCACGATTCAGCCGCCGCACTGGCCAAAGCGGGCAACAACAACTGTTCAGTCCACGTCGTACCTGACGCAGGACATCATCTTTATTTGGATAACCCCGAAGTGAGCAACAAGTTGTTGGATGAGGCGATCAGGGCTGTGCCAAAGGATCTCTAG
- a CDS encoding glutathione peroxidase: protein MTFFDSIASKFGYESIPADVANKSFYDLKAKLPGNKGDLDFSTLKGKAVLIVNTASKCGFTPQYNGLEELYKTYGDKGLVVLGFPSNEFGGQEPGSDDDIAQFCTLNHGVTFPLMKKSEVNGKNMNEVFAWLKSQKGEHVGGVAGTTAIKWNFTKFLVDKEGKCVGRYGSSTKPEKLKEEIEKLLS, encoded by the exons ATGACCTTTTTCGACAGCATCGCTTCCAAGTTTGGTTACGAATCCATCCCAGCAGACGTTGCCAACAAGAGCTTCTATGATTTGAAAGCCAAATTGCCCGGGAACAAGGGTGACCTGGACTTT TCCACTTTGAAAGGCAAGGCTGTCTTGATCGTCAACACGGCGTCCAAATG CGGTTTCACTCCTCAGTACAACGGTCTTGAAGAGCTTTACAAGACTTACGGGGACAAGGGTCTTGTCGTCCTTGGTTTCCCTTCCAACGAATTTGGAGGACAAGAGCCTGGctctgatgatgatatcgcCCAATTTTGTACC CTCAACCATGGCGTCACTTTTCCTCTTATGAAGAAGTCCGAAGTGAACGGGAAGAACATGAACGAGGTCTTTGCTTGGTTGAAGTCTCAGAAGGGAGAGCATGTTGGTGGTGTTGCCGGGACCACTGCTATCAAGTG GAACTTTACCAAATTCCTTGTCGACAAGGAGGGCAAGTGTGTTGGCCGATATGGCTCTTCCACTAAGCCagagaagctgaaggagGAAATCGAGAAGCTTCTCTCGTAA
- a CDS encoding 3,4-dihydroxy-2-butanone-4-phosphate synthase encodes MSRPSQVSNPPTTPPTPFQFDPVPDAIEAIKRGEFVVVMDDESRENEGDVVCAASAVTTEGMAWMIKWTSGYICLSLPPSRLKALQLPPSLPPSGVSQDPKGTAYHLTVDSAPGRHPVSTGISAHDRAYTARLLADPKSDESDFTRPGHMVTLRYAVGGVRKRRGHTECATDLCYLADLPPAGLLCELVNPYDPAGSMARRDDCWRFAKEWGLKIISVEGLAEYVLKEGKQLVPEAEAEA; translated from the exons ATGTCTCGTCCTTCCCAAGTATCCAACCCGCCCACTACCCCACCTACCCCCTTCCAGTTCGACCCTGTGCCCGATGCTATCGAAGCTATCAAACGCGGAGAGTTTGTAGTCGTCATGGACGATGAAAGCCGTGAAAACGAAGGAGACGTCGTTTGTGCCGCTTCAGCTGTCACTACAGAAGGTATGGCATGGATGATCAAGTGGACAAG CGGTTACATCtgcctctctcttcctccttctcgactGAAAGCGCTCCAACTCCCgccatcccttcctccttccggTGTATCCCAAGACCCCAAGGGAACAGCGTACCACCTCACAGTCGATTCGGCTCCTGGACGTCATCCGGTTTCCACCGGTATCTCCGCCCACGATCGAGCGTACACCGCCCGCTTGCTCGCGGATCCCAAGAGTGATGAGAGCGACTTTACAAGGCCGGGGCATATGGTGACACTGAGATACGCGGTAGGTGGggtcaggaagaggaggggcCATACAGAGTGTGCGACAG ATCTCTGCTATCTCGCAGATCTCCCACCTGCCGGCCTCTTATGTGAACTCGTCAACCCGTACGACCCTGCAGGATCCATGGCAAGACGAGATGATTGCTGGCGGTTTGCAAAGGAATGGGGATTGAAGATTATCAGTGTGGAAGGGTTGGCAGAGTATGTGCTGAAGGAGGGTAAGCAGTTGGTGCCcgaggcggaggcggaagcATAA